Within Actinosynnema pretiosum, the genomic segment GGAATGCCACCGAGCGGTGGTGTGGGAATGGGCATCGACCGCCTGCTGATGGCCATCACGGGCCTCGGTATCCGGGAGACGATCCTGTTCCCCCTCGTGCGCCCGGAATGAGTAACTTCTAGGACTCCGTGCGGCGCATTCCTCGACTTGTGCGCTAACCTGCTGGCGCACATGTTTTTTGGTCGCGGTCGGGGAGCACGCCGCGCATTCGAGTCCCAGGAGGATACGCATGGCGCAGAAGGTCACCGTGACCCTGGTCGATGACCTGGACGGCGGTGTCGCCGAGGAGACGGTCGACTTCGGCCTGGACGGTGTGGCTTACCAGATCGACCTTTCTTCGGTGAATGCGGGCAAGCTGCGCTCCGCGCTCGGCGCGTTCACCACCGCCGCCCGCAAGACCGGTGGTCGCAAGCGCGGCCCCGGCCGCCCGGCAGGCGTGAAGGCCGCCGCCCGACCCGCCTCGGCGGACCGCGAGCAGAACCAGGCGATTCGGGAGTGGGCCCGCAAGCAGGGCATGAAGGTC encodes:
- a CDS encoding histone-like nucleoid-structuring protein Lsr2, whose protein sequence is MAQKVTVTLVDDLDGGVAEETVDFGLDGVAYQIDLSSVNAGKLRSALGAFTTAARKTGGRKRGPGRPAGVKAAARPASADREQNQAIREWARKQGMKVSDRGRIPAEVLEAYHQQG